The following is a genomic window from Rhododendron vialii isolate Sample 1 chromosome 9a, ASM3025357v1.
gtttttcatcaattttttgaagattattgcatcgtcatgataagaggaatctaataaaaagtaaaaaattataatcgaaacctaatttttttgaataaagataaaaataagccaataagccaattttttcgtctttattaaaaaaaatggatttcaatcatcatattttttaactttttaaattcctctcgtcatgacgatgcaataatctccaaaaaatttgacgaaaaactaataaatttgaaaaaaatttaaataagtacaaaaaatataaactacttgacttatttagccgaatggtAAGGTTCATATGGTTTATTGTCAGTCGTCCATAGCACGTATCCGTTAATTCCTGTATTCGATTTCGGGTCGGGTTCTGAATACTCCACAAAAAGGGTTCTTTATAAATTTCTGGAAATTGAAGAGAAACACCAGCAACAGAGAAGGAAAAGTCATCCACAGCCGGCCGTACGATCTGAACTCCCACCCCTAAACCCGCGCCAGTAAGTCTTCTTCAATGTTCTGGTACAAACTAGGGTATTGGTTTTTCTTTACAACTTGATTTCGACCTAGATTTTTGTTGAATATATAATACGTCTGTAACGGTCCAGTTAGTATGTAGTTTCTGCAAGGAAATTCAAGAAAATTGAGTACTCTATCCGTTCTAAAAAGATTGGCCGCTACGCATAAACGAGAACTTAAAAGGaatgaattttataaaaaaaatcaaactttttttgtgtgggttttAACTAGATATCAATGGGTTTTTTAATCTGCGGAAAAAGATTGTCCTTTTGTGAAAAAAGTAGCCTCTTTTTTTGTAAGTAATGGTTTTGCATTTGTAGAACTTGTACTTCGCGCGAGTGTGTGATATATCTGCATTTGATATCGGTTTTGTTGATGAGACTTGAGGGATGTGAGACTTTGGGATTAGGATGATTTTGGGGATGTCCTTGATGGTCTAATTACCATTATGTCCAATGCGTTGGATATGAAAAGACATTTTCTTAATGGGTATTTCTCCAGTTCGTTAGTTTGGGAGTATGTGCTTTGCTTTATATTATCTAGTGTTTCATGGTTGTTTTATTGTATCTTCTCTCCTTGATTTTATTGTGTCCGTTGGTTGGTGTATTTGCTACAGGTAGTAATGGACGAGGAATCTTCCAGTAAACAACTAAAGGTGAATGACCATCAATAGTgtggttttatttggtttgtaGGTTACGCATGTCTGCGCATGCTAATTGTGAAACTCTCCTTCTTCATGCTAGATTTCTTTAGATGTTGAACATGCCAAATGCAGTATTTGTTTAAACATCTGGCATGATGTTGTCACGGCTGCCCCCTGCCTCCACAACTTCTGGTTTGTAACTTGATCATGAACTCATCATAGCTTTTTGCCTCGACCTTTGTTTTTCTAAAAcgtatttttgtgaattttcccCCCAGCAATGGATGTTTCTCAGAGTGGTTACGAAGGTCTCAGGAGAAACATTCAAGTGTTCTTTGTCCACAATGTAGAGCAGTGGTCCAATTTGTTTCGAGGAATCATTTCTTGCACAATATTGAGGAGGTAGCTCCATCTTCTactcttgttttatttttcttaagtttccTCATTTGTGGGGCATATTTGCAGTCGTTGGTTAGTCTGTTTGAAGATTTTAAGCATTTGTTTAGGTCGAGTTGGAGGGAAAAGATTATGTTGTGTAGGCAGAAGTCTGTacttataattttataaaaactccaTGTGACTCGTGGAACTCCCCTTCTTTTTCCTAGAGcttttataaaaaattgttaGCAAGTTAAGATTGTTATTGTGTGAAGTGAAATGATACTAGTTTCAGGGAATATGCCCTCTTACTCTTAATGCCTAGAGTAGGAATCATTTGCAAATTAACTACTCTATCAAAGCATATTGAAAGTGAAGGGATAACTAGAATGTAAATTGCTAGAAACTGTGACAGTATAGGGACTTGGCTACATAATTGAAGGGATTTTTCATATCACATCGGTTTAGCTGATACATATAGCCATATAGGTTACAATATGTACCTGTTAGAATTTGGGGCATAGGCGATCCATGTGCAGTTATGTAAAGTTTCTAATGTAAGATTGTGGACGGTAACTCTTTAAGTATGATAATGTCTAATCAAGAAAAGAGTCCTAAAGAAATTTATGGTATGAAAGAATTTAAGACGAATACTAACTTCAGCAGTTGTCGGTTTCCATATTAATCGCTTAGGGAGCAATAAAACCTGATGTGGAAGCAAATCAATTATTTGGGCCGAGGCTTGAAATTTGATATTACTTGAGATTTCTACTTTTCTTCCAGATTTGGTATGGTGATATTTGTTATTTACTTCTAATTTACTTGGATGTTTTGTTTTCCATAATAGAAAGCTTTCGGTAGTTGTCAATACTTGAGGTCTTGATGTTTGTTTATTACTTTTGGAAGAAGGGCTCCCTTCAGCTCGCTTTAAATTTGCCTCTTCCGCACTTTCTGGTTAGATTGTCGGGTTGAAATTTCTTGTATATTATTGTTGGcgatgctcataatggtttggCGTTCTTAGACCATGTCATTCTACGTACTTGTTTAGAACTTTGCTCTTGGATCTAGTTGTCGTGTCTTTTCTTCTGTAATTTCCGTTTTGCCTGCAGGATATTATGCAAGCTGATTCTTCCCTAAAACGTTCTGATGACGAAGTTGCACTTTTAGATTCCTATGCATCAATAAAGTCACCTCTTGTAAGTGTACTATTATCAATGATTTCATAGGAGTTGAATTCATGGTTTCTTATACTTTCATGATTAGTATAACGTACCTTGATTGAAGTCACCTCTTCTGGAACTCTTGAACATTGTATCTTCAAAGCCTTCAGACTTCAGAGCCTGTTCTTGTGTGGCTTGGGTGATGCTAGTGTTGACTTCTCAATTTTATGAGTGTTGGACGAGTTGGCATAAAGGATGAGGAAGCCATGGACATTAGCTACTATGCTTGACGTGGTGAATAAATGAAGAGACAGCTACGTACAAACTTAGCTTTCATTGTTACCTGGCTTGCAGTTTTGGCTAATGGAGAAATCTGAGGATAATTCCTTTCTGTGGATAGATTTAGTTCGAGAAGTGAGCTGTGATGATAGGTCTGACTTTCGTTTACCCAATGCGTGCTGAGGTTGCGCCCTTGTTGCACTTAAAGTGGaactttttttgctattttaaaACAGCCCACAAAATAGTAAGGGACTTGGGGTCTCTTTGCCTGATTATTTGTCCAGACCCATTACATCCCAAGCCTAGCCTGCTGGGCAGAAATAATTTAGCCAAGCCACTTAAAAGCGCAGGTTGGTTGGAACCCTACTAAGTCGCAGCTGAACTCTCTGAGAATACTGAACTTTTAAATTCTCAACTATGTCTTTTTTTTAGGTAATCTTACTTATGTTTCTTTACTTCATTTAATGTCAGGTCATTAGCATGGGAAGAAATGCTCATCGGAAGAGGGCACGTCCAGCACGAGATGAAGATAGTGAAGATAGTGGCGTTGTAGATCTTTCATGCCCTCAGTGTGGTACACAACTGCCCTTTATTCATGTTGGAAAATCCTCAATGGTTCATGTTGCACACTATGTGGTGTGTTGCAGTTGTATGCATTGtacatgtattttttattttacttggtTAGTATGTATATGTTCCCCCATCTGCCAATTTCAACTTATCCCTTAAAGGATCTTTAGTGTGTTTTTACATTTCACAACATGGCTCATATATGTGGCCTTCACTGATGCTATTCGGTGGATTCTAAACTATTGATCATGGTTGTCTTACCGGTTTCACTGTAATTTTCAACCCTTCTTGAATTTTGGTTATTTATTCCTAAAAAACTTATTTTGTGCATCCATCAGCTACTGAGCTTGCTGGGTTCCAGTGCAACGAGAACACTATCCATCTGCAGTGTCAAGCGTGTGGAGGGATGATGCCTTCTAGAACCAATACAAGATTCCCGCAACAGTGTAAATTCTTATCGACATACTTATTGGTGTTCTTTAAATTATCCTAGGACGTGTTAGCCTACTTGGCTCTGGAATAAATGCTTAGGACATTTGCATTGCTGTCGTATTGTTTGATGgttttatttgttcatttgATAGTGTCGTCAAAATCTTTAATCTGAGAACATATTGAGGTTTTGTTTCAatttaatttgcattctgtccgTCGTAAAGATGATTATCACACAATGTACTATGTCCTGTTCAGAAATAGTTTTGATTTATTCTTTCATTGCTTGTACAGAAATTTGCTTATGAGGTGTAACTCTTCATGTTCATTAAAATAGAGAAAGCTGTTGAGGTTCTTTAAAATAGTGAAGGTTGAGGATGTTTACCTTATgcttgaaagtgcctaaaaagTACCTTAAAAAGTTGGGCTTGAGTTGTCCTAGAGGATAAGGTCTAGAGcattctttttgctttttccaACTGATAAAGGTTATTTTCtcgtcactttttttttcaaacaggTTTATGTTGCTCATATTTCATAGAGAATTCTCAAATTTGTTTCATCTATGGTTGACACTTGCCCCAAATGATAATCTCTTTAGTTTTCTACCGTCTTCCCTGGTATGTTTAATTGACTTTGTAGTGCAATTAGTCTAGTAGTTTAAACTGCGTGCTTGTAAGTGAGAGCGGTGAGGTTTTACATGATGTTTTCTAATTTCCCATGTAACTTGCAGGTTTGGGTTGCGATCGGGCATTTTGTGGTGCTTATTGGTATGCTCAGAGTGTTACTGAAAGTAACTCTAATCCAGTTTGCGGTCCTGAGACATTCAAAACTGTAAGCACTAGCTTGTTCTTGATGTGTTTTATTTACCTAACTACCATTGTTATGGACAAAGTATGCGGTGGGTTAGGGATCCATAGTCATGTGAATGGTCGATGACTGATATGGCATTCCCATTCCACTTTGAACCATTCTCATTCTATGGCGTGATAGAGTTATAGAATATCCATTTTTGATACTTAGGCTCCATTCAGTTGTCAAGAATTTGGTACAATAAAGTATTCCCGAGAAAAGTGAAGTGAagtgaaggaaaataaaatacacCTACTAAACGTATGTGTTCAATTCATGAAagaattttggaagaaaattaaGATTTAGTAGTTTAATTGTGTAGGGAACTAGTTCAACAataaaatttctgaaaagtttAATTGTCATGGGTCCCACAAATGCCCAGTTAGCTGAacaactaaaaaatacaaaaagtaaaaacattgccatactttcctttcctttcttagCAACTGAACAGGGCCTTGGGGCatagaagaggaaagaagttATATGTGTATTAGTTTTGTGCTAAGTGTGCTGCTATAGGCTGATACCTGTTATTTTATACGCTCATGCAGATATCAGAACGTACCCTCACTAGAATTCCATCATGCGCACATGAAAACAATCGGCATGAACAAGATGTATGTATCTAATATGTTTTTTCAAACTTTCAGATGTATTGTACCTTTTAACGGATATATAGACTCACAATTCAGTTGGTTATAGATTACAGAAAGGTGTATTACACAGATGGGGAAAACATTGCAGGATGTTATCTCTGATTGGATTACGAAGTTTAACAACAGAGAAATTGGTAATCATAGGTTTCTTTCTCTGcagttttttcattttccttcttgttacTATAATTATATTAAGTAACCACATTTATGCTTTGAGAAGTATGCATAGTAACTGCATTTTAATATTTTCTAATGTAGGGGTACTGGGGTAGTATGAGCATATGTGATTTTGAATCTAAGCTTTGGGCCTTCTGAAATCCCAATCTTGTGATACAGTTCAGGGATGTGTATCTAGAAGTTGGATACAATTACATGGAAATGACTTCCACATTCAAGTCCATTGTAGTTTGTATGATACTCAATTTATTTTGTCCCTATTAGAAGTTCTAACTTTTTAATGGGGATATGCAACTGATGCATTGGAATTTGAACTACAAGAACTAAAGCATGggaatttgaacttttttttttgctcagcgtGGGAATTGGAACTTGAAGACATTCTTGTTAACATTTCACATTATCTTACTTGTTAGGGATACTTTCGGAAACTTGTattctttgacttttcaaagttGATAAATCTTTCTGAGATATCAAAACTGTAGAAGATGGACAAACataatgggatggagggagtgtTGTAATTTAGGAGTTACTACTAAGGGATCTACTTGAGGGTAGATGGATGTATGTGAAAAGGAGGATTTCATCACCATATCTATGCCGGAAGCAAGAAAATAGACTTCTATTATAAAGCCAAGAGTCCAATTGCTGAACAGGGTATGGGGTCAGACATGTCATCGTGCACTATCACATAATGCCAGAACTATACCCTTTTATTTTGCGTGTGTTGGGGGCAGAACAGTCCATCCATGAAGAATTTGTTACCCATCCTTTAACAACATTTAAGATAATTCCTTTTTGCTGAAGTCATCCTCGGAGGCTGTGTGTCCAAATTTCTGttgctctcactctctctcacaaaaaaatggttTCCTGAACTATCATTTTATGATCTATGATTAATTCCTTGGTTGTGAATTTGTGTTGTGTCCTTTGGGAGTAAGAAATTCTCAAATTATTGCTTCCGCTAATTGTTTCAAATCTGGTTTGTGATCCAAATTACCAAGCTGATAGTTAACTGTCTTGTTGTATTGTGGGACTGAACTTCACATTTAAACTTTGACGCATGGTGTGGATACTTGTTTCGGGTGGCACCATCTACTAGTATATTAGGTGTATGTTCATAATCTTTCAACTTTCAGTACTATTTTCTAGTTTGATGTCGTTATTTTCCTTGCAGATCTTACCAGGATGCCTTTGAATCATGCTGAGATGATGAATGCTGGAACGCGTATTTGcaagtaagttttttttgtacctTTGAACTTGCAGATGGTTCACCTGTACGTTTACCATTACCCAATCTTCGTTTCTTCAAGGCTAAACTGGAAATTATGGCTCCAGCCCCACCAAAGGGCATTCCCCCATCAGATGGTTACCCGGTTATTCCTCCACCCACAAGATCCCTCCATGTGGCATGACCACGGTTGCTTGATCCCCAATAAGAATAGTCCACGTGTCTGCCTTTGTGAGGTGGCCTTAGTTGCAGGAAACAAGTACTGCCTCTTTTCATCGAGAAACGTGAATCAACGTATCTGAGCTGGGAGCTCAACGAAAACACGTTTCCGTCGAGATAGGAACACATTTCTCTCTCAGTTTGAAGCGGTTGGCTGACTTTTGTTCGATTTCAGATTTGTGGTTGCCGGAGCCACCGATCAGTGATCGATTTCAGATTTTGGGGGTTTCGATTCTGATCGTTTAGGGCTGAGACGCGCACTTACgtatatgcatgtatatatgtatatatgggGCCGGTTCTGCTCACACCTATTTTGACACTCATTTTAACACCCAATCTCAGCCACTCatttcaatggctgagattaaaaCGCAATCTCTCCTTCCTCTCCCCTCCTCACCCTATCCCTCCTCCCTCTACCTTTTCCCCACAACACACCCCACTCCGTCCGGCACCTCATTTCTGACGATCCATTTCCCAGCAACCCATTTTCCATCACCTCATTTTCCGGCAACCCAAATTCCGGCGATCcccttctcctcttcttctcttctcttctctctctctcctcaccttCCCCAGAAACTCATGTTTCTCTccacctttctttttctttctcctccCCAAACGGCCCCAAAATTGTGTGGGCTATGAAGATTTCCTTGCCCAATAGAGTCGTAGCTTACTCGAAGatctaattcttttttttaactttttctccatttcttAATTTTCCGCTCCTGTTTGTCTCCAGTTTTGCCTTCTCATTGGCAGACTCAATGAAATAGAGTAGCTCCTATTTTAAGGAGGAAGGAACAGTCCGGAGCCACCGGAGAAAAGGACCTTCGCCGGGCATGGGTGTGCCGGAGAGGAGACTCTCCAGAGATGGAGGGGCCAGGGGAGGTGTCGGTGAGGGTACATCGGTTTACagagaaagggaggagggaTAGGGTGAGGAGGggaggggagagggaggagagattGTGTTTTAGTCTCAGCCATTGAATGAGCGGCTGAGATTGAGTGTCAAAATGGGTGTGAGCGGAAccggcccctatatatatacatacctcACAAATTGACACTTTTTACCCTATAATTATAAAGTATTTCAGTTTGATCCTCAATTTTTATCCTCTTAATTGTTTAGTACTTCAGTTTTACCCCTAGCAAACGTAAACATTAGTTATTTACCCTAATAcgtttaaattatttaattattcAACTGGAATGTCAAATATTAGTATAACATATATAGGCAATCCCAACCTCGGGAGTTTCTAGCTGCCCTTGCTTCCCCGCACCTGCTCCCGCTTCATGCAACTAAGGTGGTGACACATCGACCACCTATTAATGTTGCATCCTCATTTCCCGAGGATCAAAGCATTGTCACGACGAGCAGAGCCCAAGCCCTAGGGCTGAGCTCAACAGCATCGGTGGGCCACTTGCACAATGTAAAAAATCACATAAACTTATCTGACACGATGTCAGGAGGTTGGAGACGTGCAATTCTAGGCTTTGTGTTGCATGGTGGTGACTCTCCGTTTTAGGATGTTTTCATTTCATAGCTTTACAGTCAATCTTTGCAACCAGCTAACCACACTTGCTTCAATGTGTGTTCTCACATGCTCATGCCTTCTCAGGCTAAAGGAAGTTCCTAAATATGGGAGGATATGAATAGTGATATACCCTTCTCTAACAGCTtattagatgagttggtggtcaAGTTTATTCATTCCGTTCATATATAGTGCTATAAACCATCATTATACGGTTATACCCAAGTTTTCAACATGAAaggttttcattttcaattggaATCATCCCTCATCATTTTCCCTACTCGGTCATCCTTTGCATTTCAGGTATTATGGCATTACTTGGCAATGTGTGTGGCTGATTTGTTTGTTCTGAATGCTTTCATGTTGGCgttttaatttgtattttttgattatcgtgttctttttttggtcgcatgctctttttttttcttcttttgtgg
Proteins encoded in this region:
- the LOC131301102 gene encoding uncharacterized protein LOC131301102, with amino-acid sequence MDEESSSKQLKISLDVEHAKCSICLNIWHDVVTAAPCLHNFCNGCFSEWLRRSQEKHSSVLCPQCRAVVQFVSRNHFLHNIEEDIMQADSSLKRSDDEVALLDSYASIKSPLVISMGRNAHRKRARPARDEDSEDSGVVDLSCPQCATELAGFQCNENTIHLQCQACGGMMPSRTNTRFPQQCLGCDRAFCGAYWYAQSVTESNSNPVCGPETFKTISERTLTRIPSCAHENNRHEQDITERCITQMGKTLQDVISDWITKFNNREIDLTRMPLNHAEMMNAGTRICNDCYDKFVSFLLYWFRVSMPRHLLPPDASQREDCWYGYACRTQLHSEEHARKRNHVCRPTRGR